The following coding sequences lie in one Fundulus heteroclitus isolate FHET01 chromosome 20, MU-UCD_Fhet_4.1, whole genome shotgun sequence genomic window:
- the errfi1a gene encoding ERBB receptor feedback inhibitor 1a, whose product MRSDCTWSMSTVGLTAQEISFPIENPFLRGSYCDSMAGSKPSWSYRHEPTDNFYFSMDTHIDQSHRTQHKGPPQSHEKSKYSPNSLRLLPKKSRPSHLSLSGSVEPSTPSPADDDQVVPSFKRLSFYENSPPPTPDRYSKPLPPIPPQTDISAEQAIDSEVEFFTGTDESCCLVSNDDQYSKSPFRYGLPSRRSFRDCGKINYAYYDGPLRPQTQQQPQHHQAHPQQEAQQQQQHEQQRQEPPEHAVCPRPQDKAQRKLRRSHSGPAGSLHKPSLLRLCHKRYTNGTDKPEVPPPIPPRMVKTGDLRRWSAEVSPGTYSDEDKPPKLPPRDHFARRSSRTPSPKSLPAYANGVMPPTQSFAPDPKYVSGRSFHRQNSEGSPCIVPVIVNGIKDSSTHYYLLPQRSGCADSPCDCHAKRKVDLV is encoded by the exons ATGCGATCCGACTGTACCTGGAGCATGTCCACAGTGGGCCTGACTGCCCAGGAGATCTCTTTTCCCATAGAAAACCCCTTCCTCCGGGGCAGCTACTGTGACAGCATGGCTGGATCCAAGCCCTCCTGGAGCTACCGCCATGAGCCCACGGACAA TTTCTACTTTAGTATGGACACACACATAGACCAGAGCCACCGAACCCAGCATAAAGGGCCACCCCAAAGTCATGAGA AGTCTAAATACAGTCCCAACTCTCTGAGACTACTTCCGAAGAAATCCCGACCCTCCCACCTGTCCCTGTCCGGCAGCGTGGAACCATCCACCCCGAGTCCCGCCGACGACGACCAGGTGGTCCCCTCCTTCAAGAGGCTTTCCTTCTATGAGAACAGCCCACCTCCAACGCCGGATAGATACTCGAAGCCCCTGCCTCCCATCCCACCACAGACGGACATCTCCGCTGAGCAGGCGATTGATAGCGAGGTGGAATTTTTCACAGGTACGGACGAAAGCTGCTGCCTCGTGTCCAACGATGACCAGTATTCCAAGTCTCCTTTCCGATACGGACTCCCGAGCAGACGGAGCTTCAGGGACTGCGGCAAGATAAACTACGCTTATTACGACGGTCCTTTAAGGCCTCAGACCCAGCAGCAGCCCCAGCACCACCAGGCACACCCTCAGCAGGAGGcgcaacaacagcagcaacacgAACAGCAGCGACAGGAGCCGCCAGAGCACGCGGTCTGTCCGAGACCGCAGGACAAAGCTCAAAGGAAGCTACGGCGTTCTCACTCCGGCCCCGCGGGCTCTTTACACAAACCCTCACTGCTGCGTCTCTGTCACAAACGCTACACCAACGGTACGGATAAACCCGAGGTGCCGCCCCCGATCCCTCCCCGCATGGTCAAGACCGGAGACCTGCGGCGCTGGTCAGCAGAGGTCTCACCCGGGACTTACAGCGACGAGGACAAGCCACCAAAGTTGCCCCCAAGGGACCACTTTGCCAGAAGGAGCTCCCGCACGCCGAGTCCGAAGAGCCTCCCCGCATACGCCAACGGGGTCATGCCCCCCACCCAGAGTTTTGCGCCGGACCCCAAGTATGTCAGCGGTCGAAGTTTTCACAGACAGAACAGCGAGGGTTCTCCGTGCATCGTTCCCGTCATCGTGAACGGCATCAAGGACAGCAGCACGCATTACTACCTTCTGCCTCAGCGGTCTGGCTGCGCGGATTCGCCCTGTGACTGCCACGCCAAGAGGAAAGTAGATTTAGTTTAG